Proteins from one Triticum aestivum cultivar Chinese Spring chromosome 7A, IWGSC CS RefSeq v2.1, whole genome shotgun sequence genomic window:
- the LOC123151424 gene encoding uncharacterized protein: MASEEEQSSLEDPSPPRTPTSWPSQPLLLDPAYARSKSVIHDELRSFRVFLQWCALDHSSPAKRAASYTAFLALALAVPAAVTASLRADTSLSPASASAVTFNRVATLTASGLAAVSFVTLAVFFRSCGGLRQLLFLDGGLRDDTAFVRRRYERELDRAFRLLAALLVPALCVEAAHKAVFFFSTVRVEPPLPLPHVPWRAVALVATVASWVYRTGVFLLVCVLFRLTCELQILRFEGIYHMFDAEACAAADEIFLEHRRIRTQLLATSHRYRVFIICCLVTITVSQLGALLVALSSKDGKSFANSGDLLVGSSVQLSGFFMCLFGAARITHRAQRIVSIASQWHMRMVSAALHHGKPGISTSASDIDAVALTAPLLPGAGCDYKSRQALVTYLWHNSGGITLFGFTLDRGLLHTIFAFEMTLVLWILSKAVVLS; encoded by the exons ATGGCGTCCGAGGAGGAGCAGAGCTCGCTGGAGGACCCGTCTCCGCCGCGGACCCCGACGTCCTGGCCATCGCAGCCGCTGCTCCTGGACCCGGCCTACGCGCGGAGCAAGTCGGTCATCCACGACGAGCTGCGCAGCTTCCGCGTGTTCCTGCAGTGGTGCGCGCTCGACCACTCCTCCCCCGCCAAGCGCGCCGCCTCGTACACGGCCTTCCTCGCGCTGGCGCTCGCCGTGCCCGCCGCTGTCACAGCCTCCCTCCGCGCCGACACTTCGCTGTCCCCGGCCTCCGCGTCCGCGGTCACCTTCAACCGCGTGGCCACGCTCACGGCGTCGGGGCTCGCCGCCGTCTCGTTCGTCACGCTGGCCGTCTTCTTCCGCAGCTGCGGCGGCCTCCGGCAGCTGCTGTTCCTCGACGGGGGGCTCCGCGACGATACCGCGTTCGTCCGCCGCCGCTACGAGCGGGAGCTGGACCGCGCGTTCCGCCTCCTGGCAGCGCTGCTCGTCCCGGCCCTCTGCGTGGAGGCCGCGCACAAGGccgtcttcttcttctccaccgTGCGCGTGGAGCCGCCGCTCCCGCTCCCGCACGTGCCGTGGCGCGCGGTGGCGCTGGTGGCCACGGTGGCGTCGTGGGTGTACCGCACGGGGGTGTTCCTGCTGGTGTGCGTGCTGTTCCGCCTCACCTGCGAGCTCCAGATCCTGCGCTTCGAGGGGATCTACCACATGTTCGACGCGGAGGCgtgcgccgccgccgacgagatctTCCTTGAGCACCGCCGCATCCGGACGCAGCTGCTGGCCACCAGCCACCGGTACAGGGTGTTCATCATCTGCTGCCTCGTCACCATCACCGTCAGCCAGCTCGGCGCCCTGCTCGTCGCCCTCTCCTCCAAGGACGGCAAGAGCTTCGCCAACTCCGGCGACCTACTG GTTGGTTCGTCGGTGCAGCTGAGTGGGTTCTTCATGTGCCTGTTCGGCGCGGCAAGGATCACGCACCGAGCCCAGAGGATCGTGTCCATCGCCAGCCAGTGGCACATGCGCATGGTGTCCGCCGCTCTGCACCACGGCAAACCGGGCATCAGCACGTCGGCGAGCGACATCGACGCGGTCGCTCTGACGGCGCCGTTGCTCCCCGGAGCAGGATGCGACTACAAAAGCAGACAAGCTCTTG TGACGTACCTGTGGCACAACAGTGGCGGGATCACCTTGTTCGGCTTCACGCTCGACAGGGGCCTCCTCCACACCATCTTCGCCTTCGAGATGACCCTCGTGCTCTGGATCCTCAGCAAAGCTGTAGTTCTCTCCTAG